The proteins below come from a single Xyrauchen texanus isolate HMW12.3.18 chromosome 1, RBS_HiC_50CHRs, whole genome shotgun sequence genomic window:
- the LOC127624933 gene encoding erythropoietin isoform X1 translates to MFHSSGLFALLLMVLVWTHLGLSSPLRPICDLRVLDHFIKEAWDAEAAMKACKDDCSVATNLTVPLTRVDFDVWEAMNIEEQAQEVQSGLQVLNQAISSLQSSNQTDVLHSHIDASIRNIASIRQVLRSLSIPEYVPPTSGEDAQETQKVSSILEVFQVHINFLRGKVRLLLANAPVCHQGVS, encoded by the exons ATGTTTCACAGTTCAG GACTCTTTGCCTTACTGCTGATGGTGCTGGTGTGGACACATCTTGGCCTGTCCTCCCCATTACGCCCCATCTGCGACCTGCGCGTCCTCGACCATTTCATCAAGGAGGCCTGGGATGCAGAAGCTGCCATG AAAGCTTGTAAGGATGATTGCAGTGTTGCAACAAACCTCACTGTTCCTCTGACTAGAGTTGATTTTGATGTGTGGGAAGCCATGAAT ATAGAGGAGCAAGCTCAGGAGGTCCAGTCAGGCTTGCAGGTGCTGAACCAGGCCATCAGCTCATTACAGTCATCTAATCAGACTGATGTGCTACACTCCCACATAGATGCCAGTATTAGAAACATTGCCAGCATCAGACAGGTGCTGCGAAGTCTCAGCATACCG GAATATGTGCCTCCAACTAGTGGTGAAGACGCCCAGGAGACCCAGAAAGTATCCTCGATCTTAGAGGTGTTTCAGGTCCACATCAACTTTCTGCGTGGAAAAGTGCGCCTTCTGCTTGCGAATGCACCTGTCTGCCATCAAGGTGTCAGCTGA
- the LOC127624933 gene encoding erythropoietin isoform X2 has protein sequence MFHSSGLFALLLMVLVWTHLGLSSPLRPICDLRVLDHFIKEAWDAEAAMKACKDDCSVATNLTVPLTRVDFDVWEAMNIEEQAQEVQSGLQVLNQAISSLQSSNQTDVLHSHIDASIRNIASIRQVLRSLSIPAAPEVWMTKAELGDQKTEAEPVGLRTKEEL, from the exons ATGTTTCACAGTTCAG GACTCTTTGCCTTACTGCTGATGGTGCTGGTGTGGACACATCTTGGCCTGTCCTCCCCATTACGCCCCATCTGCGACCTGCGCGTCCTCGACCATTTCATCAAGGAGGCCTGGGATGCAGAAGCTGCCATG AAAGCTTGTAAGGATGATTGCAGTGTTGCAACAAACCTCACTGTTCCTCTGACTAGAGTTGATTTTGATGTGTGGGAAGCCATGAAT ATAGAGGAGCAAGCTCAGGAGGTCCAGTCAGGCTTGCAGGTGCTGAACCAGGCCATCAGCTCATTACAGTCATCTAATCAGACTGATGTGCTACACTCCCACATAGATGCCAGTATTAGAAACATTGCCAGCATCAGACAGGTGCTGCGAAGTCTCAGCATACCG GCAGCGCCGGAGGTTTGGATGACCAAGGCAGAGCTGGGGGATCAGAAGACTGAGGCGGAGCCggtggggctgaggaccaaggaGGAGCTGTAG
- the LOC127624362 gene encoding ufm1-specific protease 1-like gives MQETEETGITQKTECIDWGGQVCGQTRMTVNNKTWKDTLVKNSHDGLPLPSSDCDRCSVISGECLYYHYGCDGKDDRGWGCGYRTVQTMSSWFCLNQSLCVSPKHPPSLSEIQQTLVKIGDKPDSFLGSREWIGTFEASLVLDQLFNVPCRIVHVRCGKELEQAVEDLHKHFLMYGSPVMMGGDRDNSSKGVLGVCTGIRGSYLLVMDPHYFGCPLDKNSVQKQGWVSWKAVGSLDQCSFYNLCLPLTAKK, from the coding sequence ATGCAGGAGACAGAAGAAACAGGGATAACGCAGAAAACTGAGTGTATAGATTGGGGTGGACAGGTTTGTGGACAAACTCGTATGACAGTCAATAACAAAACCTGGAAGGATACATTAGTAAAGAATTCCCATGATGGACTGCCCCTGCCATCTTCAGACTGTGACAGATGCTCAGTCATATCAGGAGAGTGTCTCTATTACCATTATGGTTGTGATGGAAAGGATGACAGAGGTTGGGGTTGTGGATACAGGACTGTTCAGACCATGTCTTCATGGTTTTGTCTTAATCAGTCTCTCTGTGTGAGTCCCAAACACCCTCCCAGCCTTTCAGAAATCCAACAAACTTTGGTGAAAATAGGGGACAAGCCTGATTCATTTTTGGGTTCCAGGGAGTGGATAGGCACGTTCGAGGCAAGTCTTGTTCTTGACCAGCTCTTTAATGTTCCCTGCCGCATTGTGCATGTGCGGTGTGGCAAGGAGCTTGAGCAAGCTGTGGAGGACCTCCATAAGCACTTCCTTATGTACGGGTCACCTGTAATGATGGGAGGAGACAGGGATAACTCTTCTAAGGGTGTCTTAGGTGTGTGCACAGGAATACGGGGGAGCTATCTGCTTGTGATGGATCCACACTACTTCGGCTGTCCTTTAGATAAAAACTCTGTGCAAAAGCAGGGCTGGGTTTCATGGAAAGCAGTTGGTTCTCTGGATCAGTGCTCTTTCTACAATCTTTGTCTGCCTCTTACTGCAAAGAAGTGA